GCGGCATTAATATACATTGACATAAAAACCGCGGAGTGCTATAAAGAAATCAGGAATTAGGAGTTACCTGTCTCGATTCTAAGCCTTGGGGCAAGATGCTACATAAGGGGAGACAGTAGTGAGCACAGCGCGTAAAATACTTATCGCAGACCGGGACAAAGCTCACATCGAGAGCCTGACCCGATACCTTAGAGAAGAAGGGTTTATAATAGACAGCGCAAATACCGCTGCCGAGATGCTTACGCTACTCGGCACAAACGACTACACGCTTGTGCTCTCCGATATCGACCTTCCCGACTCTACCGGCATGGCGCTACTTAGCAAGATATCGAAGCTTCAAAACACAACAAAGAACCTGATATTCATGGGCAATAACCGCAAAACAGACCTGATGGAGTTCTACAGGGCCACTGGCAGACCGGCATTCGCCAAACCCGTGCAGAGTACTGTTCTAAAAAGACTCATTAAGTAGAGCATATCGTAGAACGCACCCGCCAGCGCAAACAGCACGGCAATCGACACATAGCTCGTCTTTAAAAAGCACACTTTTCGCTTAACCAATAGCAGAATCATACCATTCCAATTTCCAATTGCCATGCCAATTGGAATAAGTATAATTCAAACATTGCAACAAATAAAATCAGTATTGACACATCAGTGACACGTTGCTATAATGCAAACAAGACAGCGTTGTCCTAAAAAAATGCACCATCAAAATTCATTCATGCCTGAATGGGATAGGGGTTTTTAATGACACCAATAAAAAAAGTCCTTATAGCGGACAACGACAGCGCGCACACCAAAGAACTCACACTATTTTTTTTAAGAGAGGGCTACGCCGTCGAAACAGCCCGCACGACAAAGGAAATTATCGAGATGATATGCAACACCGAATACCATCTGATACTATGCGACACGACTCTGCCGGACACGTCCGTCACGGCCCTCTCGAGCAAGGTGTCCATGCTTAAAAGCAATTGCAAACACCTCGTATTCATGGGAAACAACAGCGGCGAGGAATTAATGGAGCTCTACAAGGCAACCGGAAACCCGGCGTTTCTCAAGCCGGTACAGAACATAATACTAAAAAAGATACTGGCCGCAAAACAATAAAAACCGCATACAGCTGTCTATAGCAAAGATTTTTCTATGGACAGCATCATATAATAACGCTCCCTGATGTCATCGGGAAGCGTTTCCAGAAGTTCGAGAAAATCCTTCTTTTCCGGGTTTTTCTTTATTACCGGAAGCTGCGGCCCTGATAGAGACGGCTCGTCATCGCCTCCGAAAAACTTCCCCAGTCCAACGCCCAGTGCCTCGCTTACGAGTTCAAGGGACTTCTGGGTGAATCTCCTCTTTCCGTTTTCCAGTTGATTTATATACCCCTGGGAAAGGCCGCTTCTTAGAGCAAGCTCCTCCTGCGTAAACCCGGCAACAATACGAAGCCTTCTGATATTATCGCCGACCATATTCTTCTTACAACCCATTGACAGCTCCTACTACAGTAACGCGCCGGATGCTTTTATTTTATAACACCGGCATACATTATGCAATTGCACAGCGCAATTTTAAATAAAGACGTGCTGATATAGCTATCAGCCGGACATGGACAAAAGCCTCTGAACACCATACAACATACATGTTATCGAAAAATTAGAAACGGGATTAGGATTATGTGGTGCAATAAAAATCACGCTCCATGAAAATTCGAAACTCGCGTGTCCTGAATCTGAAAATCCGCGTTTGACAGCCTACCGTGATTTTTTGAGCGCGGACAGTTTGACGCCAACAAGCCTTAGCCTGGCAGAAAGCTCCACCTTCGTAAGCGCATCGAAGGCAGCGCGAAGAAGCTCATCAAAAGAATCGGTCTCCGCCTCCAGGGAAACGGCCCTTGTGATTGTCTTAAAGTCCGAGAACCTGGCCTTTACCGTGACGGTCTTTGCAAGGTAGCCATCATTCCTTAAGGTTGCCGCAAGGTCTTTTGTGAGTTCGGCAACGGTTTCCTTGATAAAATACTTATCGCGCGTGTCGGACTCAAAGGTTACCTCCCTTGAAAACGAGCTTGGCTCATGGAACGGCACCACGGGGCTCGAATCGATGCCGCGGCAGTGGTCGTAGAGCATGGTGCCAAAGGATTTGCCAAACGTTGCCTCAAGGTACTTGGAGGTAAGCTTTCTAAGGTCGCCTGCGGTATTGATGCCAAGCTTTTTAAGCCGCTCCTCGGTCTTTGCGCCTATGCCAAAGATTTTACGTACAGCAAGCGCGCTAAATACCCCCTCTACTTCCTTTGTGCGTATAACGGTAAAGCCGTCGGGCTTGTTCATGTCGCTTGCCATCTTGGCTACAAGCTTATTCGGGCCGATACCAACGGATATGGTAAGGCCAAGCTCTTTTTTTACCGTGTCCTTTATCTCGCGCGCTGCTGCTATGGATGCCTCGAACGGGTCTGCGCCGGGAACGAGCCTTAGTTCCAGAAAGGCCTCGTCTAGGCCAAAGCTCTCGACAAGCTCGCCGTGACCACGAAGTATTTCCATAAACCGCTCGGATTCCTTTTCATACGCCTCGAAGTCGACGGGCAAAAACGTTGCCGCCGGGCAAAGCTGCTTTGCCTTCTTTAGCGGCATACCGGAGGATACGCCAAACTTCCTGGCTTCATAAGAAGCTGCCGATACAACCCCTCTTTTCGAAGAATCCCCGCTGCCGCCGACAATAACGGGCCTGCCCTTAAGCTCAGGGCGTTTTTTAAGTTCCACGGAAGCAAAGAACGCGTCCATGTCCATGTGTATTACAGCTCTCTTTTCCACCCATCGATTGTAACGGCTATTGGCAGCAGCGGTCAAGACAATTGACAATAAGATAGGGCTTACCCTACAATCTAAGGCATGAAGAACGGAGAGCTTACCGTAGGGAGCAAGGTTACCGTGGGCATGGAGATAGAGGCCCGCGGCGCGCTTTTTAGCGAGCTTGCCAAGTGGCTTCCAAGAGGCGGCGAGGCCGTTACCGTATCGGATAACGACGGTCGCCTCTTTCGGGTAAGGATAACATCGCTTAAGGAAGACGCTGCCGTGCTTACCGTGTTCGAGGACACGGGGTTTGTGCGCCGCCCTGGCAACATCACCCTTCTCCAGGCGCTTCCCGAGAAAGAACGCATGGAACTTATCATACAGAAGACAACGGAGCTTGGCGTGGACACTATCGTGCCGCTAAAATCAACGCGCTCCATAACGCTTGACGAACGGAATTCCAAACAGAAGAAATCGCACAAATGGGAAGCTATCGCGCTAAAGGCAGCAAAGCAATCGAGAAGGGCCTCGATACCTGTGATTGCGCCGTATGTCTCATTCGAGGACGCACTAAAGGCCGCGCCTTCCGTGGCACTAAAGCTCATGCTAAAGGAAGGCCACGGGTTCAAGCACATAAAGGAAGCGCTTTCTACGGATAAAAGACAAGACATCTGCGTGCTCGTTGGACCGGAAGGCGGTTTTACAGACGAAGAGCAAAAAAAAGCCGAGGCCTCGGGGTTTACGCCCGTAACGCTTGGCTCAAATGTTCTAAGGACGGAAACAGCTGCGATTGCGGCAGTTACGGCGGCAAGTTTCAAAATAAAGTAGCCAACTCAATTTTTCATATACTTCTTCAAAAGCTCGACCACTTCCACGTGATTTCTTCTACGCGCCTCCTCCAATACGGTGTGCCCCTCCCGCATCTTTATATTTACGTCAGCCCCCTTGGAAAGCAACAGAGCAACCATCTTGACATGTCCTCCGACAACTGCCGCATGCAATGGCGTAAACTTTTCTTTATCAAGCAAATTTACATCAGCCCCCTTTGAAAGCAACAATTCGGCCAGTTCATTATTGCCGCCAAAAGCCGCCAAGTGCAGCGGCGTAGCGCCGTCATTATCTACCGCATCCACTTGGACTCCTTTGGAAAACAGCATTTTGGCCACTTCCACGACATTGCCGCCCGGAAAAAACTGCAGAAACATTTCGGCATTATCGGCCTTATAAGCCGCGGAATGCAGTGGGGTATAGCCTCTATTGTCACGCGCATTCATATCTGCGCCTTTGGAAAGCAGTAAGGAAACCAGATCCTTGTCGCCACGAAAAGCTGCTCCATGCAACGCGGTAGCGCCGTCTTCGTCCCTCTCGTTAATATCCGTGCCCGAATTCAAAAGTTTACTCACCCTGGCCTTATCGCCATTCCTTGCAGCCTCCTGAATTTCACCGGCACAGGCTAATTGCACTAAACAAATAAACATCACTCCTGACATCAATGCTAACCAAAGCCCTTTCATGACATCCTCCCAAGTTTGCAGTTGTCTCCCTTTAACCGCAACTCAACACATCGACAAACGCCTCGGTTATCAGTATCTACAACGAGCGATCGAGCAGTTACAGTCACAACATTATTCGAACATTAAACGCCCCCTGCTACTTGCTCTTTTGAAGGAGCGCTGCGGCTTCTTTATGGCCTCCGCTTAAAGCCAGGTCCAGAGGCCTTTTTCCTGCCTTATTCTTCAACTTGGCATTTGCTCCGTACTTTAGAAGAACCTTTACAACTGCCGCATTCCCGGATGCGGCAGCCAGATGAAGCGGCGTATTTAAGCTTGCGTCCTTTGCGTCCATATCAGGCTCGTATTCAAGAAGCAGGGCGACTACAGCCTCCTTGCCCGATACTACCGCCAGATGTAGCGGGGTCTGCCCGTTTACGTCCTTTATATCCATCGAAACGTCGCCCTGCATGAGCGCTTTTATTATATCCTGATTGCCCTTTTTCGATGCCACGTGCAGCGGCGTCAGGCCTTTGTTATCAACTGCGTTCACATCCGCGCCCCTATGTATCAGCGTTTGCACCGTATCTTTGTATTTATTCCACAGCGCGGCGTTATGCAGCGTGGTAGAGCCGTTATTATTTTTCGAATCGACGTCAGCGCCATTGGCTATCAGCAAATCAATTACGGAAAAAAACGTGCTCTTATGTAGCGGTGTTTCCCCGGTATTATCCCTGGCATCTACGGCCGCGCCCTTTTTCAAAAGAAACTCGGCCATCTCCGCCCTTGTCCCGGCTGCGACAAGGTGCAGCGGCGCCCATCCGAGCCTGTCCTTTGCGTTGACGTTTGCGCCACCAGAGAGAAGCAACGCAGCGATGTCGGTAGCGCCGCCCATCGCAGCGCGGTGCAGCGGCGTAAACCCTTCGTTATCCTTTGCACTGACATCTGCACCTCCTGCAAGAATGGCGGAAATAAGGTCCTTGTCCCTTTTCTGCACAGCGCGGTGCAGCGGCGTAAACCCTTCCCGGTCCCTTTTGTTCAAGCTCGAGCTTTTTACGGCAACAAGCGCTATCGTATCTTTTTTCCCGTAATCCAGGGCTACCTGCGCCGGCGTGACTCCATCCTTGTCAGCGGCATCGGCCGAGGCCCCTTTTTCCATAAGAAACTTCGCCATCTCGCTTTTTCCTGCCTTAGCAGCATAGTGAAGCGGCGTTTCTCCCTTGAGATTTCGCGCCTTGATATCCGCTCCCTTGTCCACAAGGAACCTGGCCGACTCAACATACGCCGACCCTGCCACGACATGGAGCGGGGTCTCACCGGCCTTGTTTTTGGCGTTTACATCCAGACCGTTGGACAAAAAGAGAGCGAACTTCTCCGGCATCAAGAACCTGTGCATAAGAGTATTGCCGTTTTTATCTTTTATATGGGCGCCACTGGCAATAAGGGCTGTGAGTACGGCATCTGTATCGGGTGACACGGCATTTGAGGCAGCTTTCCATAACGGTGTTTCGCCAAAATTATTCTTGACGTTCACATCCGCGCCCTTTGAGACGAGGAACTTTACCGCTTCGGGCGACCATGCGTCGAAAAGCGGCGTCATGCCGTCTTTATCTCTGACGTTCATATTCGCTCCTGCGGCCGCGAGAGCCTTCATAACCTCCACCGAATTTTTAGCCCTTGCCGCATAGTGAAGCGGGGTTTTGCCGATATCGTCGACAACGTCGGCCTTTGCATTTGCATCAAGCAGCGCCTGCACCATCGCGGCATTATTCTCGCTTGCTGCCCGAAAAAGCGGAGTGGCCCCGCCGACACTCGCTGCATTGGCATCTGCGCCGCTTTTAAGTAAAAACTTCACCACCTCGACATTCCCCTTCGAAACCGCCCCGTACAAAGGCGTAGCAGCCACGCTGCGCGGCGCCCCCCCATATACCGGAGATTTACCGGGCGGCATGCCATGCGACGGCCCCGGCCCTAACCACGGACCGCTTTCAAAACCGGGATAACGCGGCCCTGGGCCTCTCCTAGACTCGAAATTTGAAGGACTCATCGAAAGGTTGACATTGGCGCCGTTCTCGACAAGCAGTTTTATGATAGCGAGGTTCTCCTTGGATATCGCCAGGTACAGCGGCGTGAACCCGCCGGCATCGAATCCATTGACATTTGCGCCGCCCTTGATAAGCCTGCTGACCTCGGCCTTATCCTCGTTACCGACTGCGCGATGCAACTCAAAGGGGCCGACGGCGCGAACAAGCGCCGGAATAGCGGCTAAAATAAAAACTATGGCAATAACTAATAAACCATTCCTCACGATGCCTTTTCCTTTCGCGCCTTTAATTGTCCGCAGGCCGCAAGTATGTCCGAGCCCCGTGATTCGCGTATCACTGCCGTGTACCCGGCGTCGAGTAAAACCTTCTGGAACTTTAGCACATCGGCCCTTTCGGGCCTCTTGAAGGCGGCGCCGGGGAACGGATTAAAGGCAATCAGGTTTATCTTCGACGGAACGTCCTCCAGGAGCTTACAGAGCCGCCTCGCGTCCTCGATAGAATCGTTTACGCCTTTCAAGAGCACGTACTCGAAGGTAATGCGCCGTCTTGGCTTCAAGGGGTAGCGCCTTAGCGCGGCGAAAAGCTCCTTTAGCGGGTATTTTTTATTGATCGGCATGACCTTATTCCTGACATCGTCGGTTGTGGCGTTTAACGATACGGCAAGGTTTGCCGCTGTATCGTAACCGAGCTTTTCGAGCGCAGGCGCGACACCTGCAGTCGAGACAGTGACCTTTCTTGCGCCGTAGGCCATGCCGGACGGGTCTATCAAGATGTTTAAGAACTTTATGACGTTATCGTAATTAAGAAGCGGCTCGCCCATGCCCATCAAAACGATATTGGTCACGGCCTCGCGCCCTTTTACGCCGCCCTCGCGCACAAGCTGCTCTGCTGCCATCACCTCGCCGACAAGCTCGGCAACGGTCAAGTTCCTGCCTGCCCCGCCCTCTCCGGTCAGGCAAAAGGCGCATTTAAGCGAGCAGCCGCACTGTGTGGATATGCAAAGCGTGAGGCGTTCTTTTTCGGGTATGAGCACGCACTCAACAGGCTCCGAGTCCTCCATTTCGAGAAGCATCTTCACCGTGCCGTCGGCAGATTTAAGCACGGTCTTTATTTTGGGAAACGAGAGATAAAAAGACCTTTCCTTAAGCGCGGCGCGAAAGGACTTGGACACATCCGTCATGTCGTCGATGGCGGCGGCACGCTTGAAAAATGTCCACGCATAGAGCTGCCCGGCCCTGAAAGGCCGCTCATCCATGTCGGCCACAAGGGCCTCCATGTCCTTCAAGGAATAGTTTCTAAGGTCCAGGGATATTTTTTTAGGAGACATATGAAAAGGGCGGCAGGGGCGCGCCGCCGCAATACTACTTATCGAGCCTTGCTATGAGCCAGTACACACCGCCAAGCACCGCGAGCGCGGCAACAAGGGTTATCTGCGTGTCAACGGCCTCGCTGGAGAGCGAGGTAACGAGGATCTTTCGTATGACAGCGACCAGGGCAACACTTATGAACACCTTGACCGCGAACTTTCCGCCGCGCAGATGGTCTATCTCCGTGTCCATAAGCTCTATGACCACCCACAGCATGAGAAGCGAACCGAGTGTTGAGAGGATGCCCCTTTCTATCTCGCCGTGGTAGATGTGCGTAAGGTCGTATATAAAAAGCCCTATGACAAGAAGCCCCATGATAACGAGCCCTATCACAAGTATGAGATTGAGGCCGTAGGAAAAACGCTTGGAGAACTCAACAAGGAAACTCTCTATCTTATAAGAAAGGAAGAGTTCCTTTTTTTCCTCTTCGATATACGAACTCGTAAAGATGTCGAGGTTGATATCGAGTATCTTCTCAACCGAATGGGAGATATAGATAAGCTCTTTGGGGTCGGTTACGGCGCTTCTTAGTATGTCAAAGGCAAACCGCTTCACAAAGTGCATGGAGGCGTTGACGTAGTGCGCGTTAAGGTTTATCTTCACGTGCGCCTCGCCAACACGCTCGAGCATATGGAAGTACTGCGTGCCGTACTCGCCCGAAAACATAGCCATGAACCACTTGCCTATCGCGTCCTGGTGCTTTCTCACTATCTCGTCGTTTTTGAGGAACTTCGGCGTATCCTCGAAGTTCTTTACGTACTCATAGAACTCGCGAACGAACCTCTCCTGCTCCTTCTCCATGACAGGGCGCAGCTCGGAGAGGTTCTTTGCGTCGCTCGAGGTGAAGTTATAGTGTATCTTTATTTTTTCTATGCGCTCCATCGGGCTCCTGGCAAAAGTTATTTCCCAAACAGCTCGAATGCGTTGAAGAAGTACCCTATCTCGAATGCCGCGGTCTCCGGGGCATCGGAGCCGTGGACGATGTTACTCTCTACCGAATCCGCGAAGTCCTTTCTTATGGTGCCGGGGGCCGCGTTTGCCGGGTTTGTCGCGCCCATAAGGTCCCTGACCTTCTTTATCGCGCCTTCACCCTCAAGGGCCATCACGACCGCCGGGCCTGAGCTCATGAACTCTGTAAGACTTCCGAAAAACGGCCTCTCCTTATGCACGGCGTAGAAGCCCTCCGCGACCTTCCTGGTCATGTATACCATCTTTATGCCGACGACCTTCATCCCCGCCTTTTCGAACCTTCCCACAACCTCGCCTACGAGGTTCTTCTTTACGCCGTCGGGTTTTACGATACTAAGTGTTCTTTCCATTTTTAAAATGTGACTCCTCTCGTGTTTTTGTTTTAAGCGCGCCGTAGCGCGCTACTTTCACTCCGAAACCCGCAGACCTGCGGGCAATTTAGATGCCTCAGGTGCCGCCAAAACCAACGGTAACAACAGCGCCCTTTGGCGTGTCCTCGACGATTACGGGCACGTTTCTGTCGCCGCCGCTAAAGGCAAGCATCTTTTTTAAAAAATTCTCGTTACCCTTGACGTTCAAGTACTCGACCTGATAGCCGCGTTTTGCGTAGTCCTCTCTTGCGGCTGTCGTGTACGGGCAAGTATCCTTGCCGAATATAAGCACTTTTTTAGCGTCCTTGTCGACCATAAGATCACTCCTTTTCTAAAATTGCCGCACCTCGCGGCACTGTAAAAATATACCACCTAAACAATGCCTTGACAAGCAAATTGAGGACCTACCACTTCTTGAATATCACGAACACTGCCCCTGCTATCATTGCAAACCCGGCAAGGTGGTTCCACTTTAGCTCCTCCTTGAGATAGAGCACCGAGAACACGCAAAACACTATAAGCGTTATGACCTCCTGAATGGTCTTAAGCTCGGCTGCGCTAAACTGCCCGTACCCAATCCTGTTTGCCGGCACCTGGAAGCAGTACTCGACACTTGCGATGAGCCAGCTAAAAAGTATTGCCATCCAAAGCGG
Above is a genomic segment from Deltaproteobacteria bacterium containing:
- a CDS encoding response regulator, with amino-acid sequence MSTARKILIADRDKAHIESLTRYLREEGFIIDSANTAAEMLTLLGTNDYTLVLSDIDLPDSTGMALLSKISKLQNTTKNLIFMGNNRKTDLMEFYRATGRPAFAKPVQSTVLKRLIK
- a CDS encoding response regulator is translated as MTPIKKVLIADNDSAHTKELTLFFLREGYAVETARTTKEIIEMICNTEYHLILCDTTLPDTSVTALSSKVSMLKSNCKHLVFMGNNSGEELMELYKATGNPAFLKPVQNIILKKILAAKQ
- a CDS encoding helix-turn-helix domain-containing protein; protein product: MGCKKNMVGDNIRRLRIVAGFTQEELALRSGLSQGYINQLENGKRRFTQKSLELVSEALGVGLGKFFGGDDEPSLSGPQLPVIKKNPEKKDFLELLETLPDDIRERYYMMLSIEKSLL
- the dinB gene encoding DNA polymerase IV, translated to MEKRAVIHMDMDAFFASVELKKRPELKGRPVIVGGSGDSSKRGVVSAASYEARKFGVSSGMPLKKAKQLCPAATFLPVDFEAYEKESERFMEILRGHGELVESFGLDEAFLELRLVPGADPFEASIAAAREIKDTVKKELGLTISVGIGPNKLVAKMASDMNKPDGFTVIRTKEVEGVFSALAVRKIFGIGAKTEERLKKLGINTAGDLRKLTSKYLEATFGKSFGTMLYDHCRGIDSSPVVPFHEPSSFSREVTFESDTRDKYFIKETVAELTKDLAATLRNDGYLAKTVTVKARFSDFKTITRAVSLEAETDSFDELLRAAFDALTKVELSARLRLVGVKLSALKKSR
- a CDS encoding 16S rRNA (uracil(1498)-N(3))-methyltransferase encodes the protein MKNGELTVGSKVTVGMEIEARGALFSELAKWLPRGGEAVTVSDNDGRLFRVRITSLKEDAAVLTVFEDTGFVRRPGNITLLQALPEKERMELIIQKTTELGVDTIVPLKSTRSITLDERNSKQKKSHKWEAIALKAAKQSRRASIPVIAPYVSFEDALKAAPSVALKLMLKEGHGFKHIKEALSTDKRQDICVLVGPEGGFTDEEQKKAEASGFTPVTLGSNVLRTETAAIAAVTAASFKIK
- a CDS encoding ankyrin repeat domain-containing protein yields the protein MKGLWLALMSGVMFICLVQLACAGEIQEAARNGDKARVSKLLNSGTDINERDEDGATALHGAAFRGDKDLVSLLLSKGADMNARDNRGYTPLHSAAYKADNAEMFLQFFPGGNVVEVAKMLFSKGVQVDAVDNDGATPLHLAAFGGNNELAELLLSKGADVNLLDKEKFTPLHAAVVGGHVKMVALLLSKGADVNIKMREGHTVLEEARRRNHVEVVELLKKYMKN
- a CDS encoding ankyrin repeat domain-containing protein; this translates as MHRAVGNEDKAEVSRLIKGGANVNGFDAGGFTPLYLAISKENLAIIKLLVENGANVNLSMSPSNFESRRGPGPRYPGFESGPWLGPGPSHGMPPGKSPVYGGAPRSVAATPLYGAVSKGNVEVVKFLLKSGADANAASVGGATPLFRAASENNAAMVQALLDANAKADVVDDIGKTPLHYAARAKNSVEVMKALAAAGANMNVRDKDGMTPLFDAWSPEAVKFLVSKGADVNVKNNFGETPLWKAASNAVSPDTDAVLTALIASGAHIKDKNGNTLMHRFLMPEKFALFLSNGLDVNAKNKAGETPLHVVAGSAYVESARFLVDKGADIKARNLKGETPLHYAAKAGKSEMAKFLMEKGASADAADKDGVTPAQVALDYGKKDTIALVAVKSSSLNKRDREGFTPLHRAVQKRDKDLISAILAGGADVSAKDNEGFTPLHRAAMGGATDIAALLLSGGANVNAKDRLGWAPLHLVAAGTRAEMAEFLLKKGAAVDARDNTGETPLHKSTFFSVIDLLIANGADVDSKNNNGSTTLHNAALWNKYKDTVQTLIHRGADVNAVDNKGLTPLHVASKKGNQDIIKALMQGDVSMDIKDVNGQTPLHLAVVSGKEAVVALLLEYEPDMDAKDASLNTPLHLAAASGNAAVVKVLLKYGANAKLKNKAGKRPLDLALSGGHKEAAALLQKSK
- the rlmN gene encoding 23S rRNA (adenine(2503)-C(2))-methyltransferase RlmN codes for the protein MSPKKISLDLRNYSLKDMEALVADMDERPFRAGQLYAWTFFKRAAAIDDMTDVSKSFRAALKERSFYLSFPKIKTVLKSADGTVKMLLEMEDSEPVECVLIPEKERLTLCISTQCGCSLKCAFCLTGEGGAGRNLTVAELVGEVMAAEQLVREGGVKGREAVTNIVLMGMGEPLLNYDNVIKFLNILIDPSGMAYGARKVTVSTAGVAPALEKLGYDTAANLAVSLNATTDDVRNKVMPINKKYPLKELFAALRRYPLKPRRRITFEYVLLKGVNDSIEDARRLCKLLEDVPSKINLIAFNPFPGAAFKRPERADVLKFQKVLLDAGYTAVIRESRGSDILAACGQLKARKEKAS
- a CDS encoding protoglobin domain-containing protein; its protein translation is MERIEKIKIHYNFTSSDAKNLSELRPVMEKEQERFVREFYEYVKNFEDTPKFLKNDEIVRKHQDAIGKWFMAMFSGEYGTQYFHMLERVGEAHVKINLNAHYVNASMHFVKRFAFDILRSAVTDPKELIYISHSVEKILDINLDIFTSSYIEEEKKELFLSYKIESFLVEFSKRFSYGLNLILVIGLVIMGLLVIGLFIYDLTHIYHGEIERGILSTLGSLLMLWVVIELMDTEIDHLRGGKFAVKVFISVALVAVIRKILVTSLSSEAVDTQITLVAALAVLGGVYWLIARLDK
- the ndk gene encoding nucleoside-diphosphate kinase; amino-acid sequence: MERTLSIVKPDGVKKNLVGEVVGRFEKAGMKVVGIKMVYMTRKVAEGFYAVHKERPFFGSLTEFMSSGPAVVMALEGEGAIKKVRDLMGATNPANAAPGTIRKDFADSVESNIVHGSDAPETAAFEIGYFFNAFELFGK
- a CDS encoding UXV-star family (seleno)protein, with amino-acid sequence MVDKDAKKVLIFGKDTCPYTTAAREDYAKRGYQVEYLNVKGNENFLKKMLAFSGGDRNVPVIVEDTPKGAVVTVGFGGT
- a CDS encoding DMT family protein, with the translated sequence MKTIVLLTVSNIFMTIAWYGHLKYKSSPLWMAILFSWLIASVEYCFQVPANRIGYGQFSAAELKTIQEVITLIVFCVFSVLYLKEELKWNHLAGFAMIAGAVFVIFKKW